Proteins encoded in a region of the Paenibacillus sp. W2I17 genome:
- a CDS encoding YetF domain-containing protein, which yields MNHELGKAIGSAAVFILMLLIVEQLQLKFYWFETMMSGKSKVVVEDGKLNLPNLKHMRFSVDQLEMQLREKGITSITDLEALLKQGTWPTESKRLFQEVIQDGHSRPLDSTLE from the coding sequence ATGAATCATGAGTTAGGCAAAGCGATCGGGTCAGCGGCGGTATTTATCCTCATGCTTCTGATCGTTGAACAATTACAGTTGAAGTTTTATTGGTTTGAAACAATGATGAGCGGAAAATCCAAGGTTGTCGTGGAAGATGGGAAGTTGAATCTACCGAATTTGAAACATATGCGCTTTTCTGTGGACCAATTGGAGATGCAGTTGCGGGAAAAAGGGATTACAAGTATTACCGATTTGGAAGCACTCCTGAAGCAAGGTACGTGGCCCACGGAATCCAAAAGACTGTTCCAGGAGGTCATCCAGGATGGACACTCTCGTCCGCTGGACTCCACACTTGAATAG
- a CDS encoding Rrf2 family transcriptional regulator: MRQISSRFSIAVHTLSLIAVMPNECTGDMIAQSVNTNPVIIRRIMSKLKQAGLIDVRPGVGGASLLKDPANITLLDVYRALEVAEDGELFNFHKHPNPKCPVGNMIEHTLRAELIEAQTAMEQRLNRVTIQQMMDQIHVSE, translated from the coding sequence ATGAGACAAATCAGCAGTCGCTTTTCCATTGCGGTTCATACCCTGTCCCTGATCGCTGTTATGCCCAATGAATGCACCGGAGATATGATCGCGCAGAGTGTGAATACAAATCCTGTGATTATTCGGCGGATTATGTCCAAGCTGAAACAGGCTGGTCTAATTGACGTCAGACCCGGTGTGGGCGGTGCTTCCTTGTTGAAAGATCCGGCGAACATTACCCTTCTCGATGTATATCGAGCGCTAGAGGTCGCGGAGGATGGGGAATTGTTTAACTTTCACAAACATCCGAATCCGAAATGTCCGGTCGGCAACATGATTGAACACACCTTGCGTGCCGAACTCATTGAGGCTCAGACAGCCATGGAACAGCGCTTGAATCGTGTAACCATACAGCAGATGATGGATCAGATTCATGTCTCTGAATAA
- a CDS encoding SDR family oxidoreductase, with the protein MKILVTGATGHLGSLVVEALLKTDSAKDVAVSVRNPEKAEALRTQGVDVRHGDFDQPETLEKAFAGVDRLLLISTDGDNETRIRQHQAAIDAAKNAGVGFIAYTSVVNAEKNTLSLAEVHRATEKAILESGIPYSFLRNNWYLENEAGSVQAATQGAPWVHATNNSQVGWATRSDYAHAAAAVLAGEGHENTVYELSGKLRTQAELAAIVGEVLGQEINVQNVDDAAYADIMKGAGLPDFVVSMLVDMQSAIREGALAVESDTLEKLLGRPAQPLSEGIKAIVGK; encoded by the coding sequence ATGAAAATTTTGGTTACTGGCGCAACAGGTCATTTGGGTTCACTGGTTGTAGAGGCATTGTTAAAAACAGATTCTGCCAAGGATGTGGCAGTAAGTGTACGTAATCCAGAGAAAGCGGAAGCACTCCGTACTCAAGGCGTTGACGTCCGTCACGGTGATTTCGATCAACCGGAGACGTTAGAGAAAGCTTTTGCCGGTGTAGACCGTCTGTTGCTTATCTCGACTGATGGTGACAATGAAACGCGTATTCGCCAACATCAGGCTGCCATTGACGCTGCCAAGAACGCAGGCGTGGGTTTCATCGCTTATACAAGCGTTGTGAATGCAGAGAAAAATACCCTTTCCCTGGCGGAAGTTCACCGCGCCACAGAAAAAGCTATTCTTGAATCCGGCATTCCGTATTCCTTCCTGCGCAACAACTGGTACCTGGAAAATGAAGCAGGCAGTGTGCAAGCAGCTACGCAAGGTGCGCCTTGGGTTCATGCCACCAACAACAGCCAAGTAGGCTGGGCTACCCGCAGTGACTACGCCCATGCTGCTGCAGCCGTACTCGCAGGCGAAGGACATGAGAATACCGTATATGAATTGTCCGGCAAACTACGCACGCAAGCTGAACTAGCTGCCATTGTTGGTGAAGTGCTTGGGCAGGAAATCAACGTGCAAAACGTGGACGATGCCGCTTACGCTGACATCATGAAAGGCGCAGGTCTACCCGACTTTGTCGTATCGATGCTTGTTGATATGCAAAGTGCCATCCGTGAAGGCGCATTGGCTGTAGAGAGTGATACTTTAGAGAAATTGCTTGGCCGTCCGGCTCAGCCACTTAGCGAAGGAATTAAAGCAATTGTAGGCAAGTAA
- a CDS encoding serine/threonine-protein kinase has translation MRKDNCKMALQRNVIINDTYQVRQVLASSELAIVYAGRDRNTGAKVAIKEFFPQRMAERQADKRGVFCSSRGYSGQYQELLAAFLLEGELLSKLDHPHIVSYLDHFEANDTGYLVMEYCTGITLTEYLNEHNHALDAAFITETLLPLVDTLDYIHKQGILHRDVKPSNIMVMEDGTPKLLDFGSATRWPMQSGEKQVIFTSAGYSPLEFYSEKSSQGPMSDIYSLAALLHYWTCGQPPMDVKQRLFQDELPSVRSHNEYVNPWLARVIHWGLTVRSEKRCASLAWVRSSLRVQAWVWKVRKPGTVEWSLAENEHTQVYEVDSKKQHETA, from the coding sequence ATGAGAAAAGACAATTGTAAAATGGCATTGCAGCGCAATGTGATTATAAATGATACATATCAGGTAAGACAGGTATTAGCCAGCAGTGAGTTGGCTATTGTATATGCAGGGCGAGATCGTAACACAGGTGCCAAAGTAGCCATTAAGGAATTTTTCCCACAGAGAATGGCTGAACGGCAGGCAGACAAGCGAGGGGTGTTCTGTTCTTCACGAGGATACAGTGGGCAATATCAGGAGCTACTGGCTGCATTTCTGCTCGAAGGTGAACTGTTATCGAAACTGGATCATCCCCATATTGTATCGTATTTGGATCATTTTGAAGCAAATGATACGGGGTATCTGGTTATGGAATACTGCACGGGAATCACATTGACCGAGTATTTGAATGAACATAATCATGCTCTTGATGCTGCCTTCATAACGGAGACGCTGCTTCCACTGGTGGATACATTGGATTACATACATAAGCAAGGCATTCTTCACCGGGATGTGAAACCTTCCAACATTATGGTTATGGAGGATGGTACACCCAAACTTCTGGACTTTGGCTCAGCTACCCGTTGGCCTATGCAATCCGGAGAGAAACAGGTGATATTTACATCGGCAGGTTATTCTCCGCTGGAGTTCTATTCAGAGAAATCCAGTCAGGGACCGATGTCGGACATCTATAGTTTGGCAGCTCTGCTCCATTATTGGACATGCGGGCAACCCCCTATGGATGTGAAACAGCGGTTGTTCCAGGACGAATTGCCATCTGTTCGCTCACATAATGAGTATGTGAATCCTTGGCTCGCTCGTGTTATTCATTGGGGGTTGACGGTTCGTTCTGAGAAACGCTGTGCCTCCTTAGCCTGGGTCAGAAGCTCGTTGCGAGTTCAAGCCTGGGTGTGGAAAGTGCGTAAACCTGGAACGGTGGAATGGTCTTTGGCCGAGAATGAACATACACAGGTCTATGAAGTGGACTCGAAAAAGCAACATGAGACGGCTTGA
- a CDS encoding RNA 2'-phosphotransferase encodes MDLMKLSKELSYALRHAPWEYELELDEEGWVEISQLLVALHESPQWKEVTQADLEQMIQASEKKRHEIRSGRIRALYGHSTPHKISKIPAEPPETLYHGTPARVVNSIMEHGLQPRQRQYVHLSADIDTANQVGRRRDDQPVILKINAAQAATDGILFYHGNENIWLADHIPARYILEQ; translated from the coding sequence TTGGATCTGATGAAATTAAGCAAGGAACTCTCATACGCTCTGCGACATGCACCATGGGAGTATGAGCTGGAACTGGACGAAGAGGGTTGGGTGGAAATCTCGCAATTGCTGGTGGCTTTACATGAAAGTCCGCAGTGGAAGGAAGTCACACAAGCCGATCTGGAGCAGATGATTCAAGCCTCGGAGAAAAAGAGACATGAAATCCGTTCAGGCCGCATCCGGGCATTGTATGGACATTCGACACCCCATAAGATATCAAAGATACCTGCTGAGCCACCGGAAACCCTGTACCATGGGACCCCGGCACGCGTAGTGAATTCTATTATGGAACATGGCTTACAGCCGCGGCAAAGGCAATATGTACATCTGTCCGCAGATATCGATACGGCCAATCAGGTGGGACGAAGACGGGATGATCAGCCTGTCATTTTGAAAATCAATGCTGCTCAAGCGGCCACAGACGGAATCCTTTTTTATCATGGAAACGAAAATATCTGGCTGGCCGATCACATTCCTGCACGTTATATTCTTGAGCAATGA
- the imm48 gene encoding Imm48 family immunity protein, translating to MTEFINADDINDVILAAAANELEQMVDKMCELVGTPLEQTTELERQVMAAFGFGAVYGITHRDQLAEPQAHALSIRMLIKPFNYSEQQAVDFADDLIWVASDREVHPVMNTIIQRGIDGHRQFNQEDDEGLERNIQEILTAVQSQK from the coding sequence ATGACTGAATTTATCAACGCTGACGATATTAATGACGTAATTCTGGCTGCGGCAGCAAACGAGCTGGAGCAGATGGTGGACAAAATGTGTGAGCTGGTTGGCACGCCATTGGAACAGACGACAGAACTGGAGCGTCAGGTCATGGCTGCTTTTGGTTTTGGCGCGGTGTATGGCATCACTCATCGGGATCAGCTGGCGGAGCCGCAGGCCCATGCCTTGAGCATTCGGATGCTAATTAAACCATTTAATTACAGTGAACAGCAGGCGGTTGATTTTGCCGATGATCTGATTTGGGTGGCTTCCGATCGTGAGGTTCATCCGGTGATGAATACGATTATCCAACGTGGGATTGATGGACACCGTCAATTCAATCAGGAAGATGATGAAGGATTGGAACGTAACATTCAGGAGATTTTAACCGCGGTTCAATCGCAAAAATAG
- a CDS encoding alpha/beta fold hydrolase has protein sequence MSSIYRSEEGKSSILEEYEIYLNELGEKFTREYVETRFGKTHVLLTGPLDGKPLFILQGGNCVNPMTLSWFSSLFKEYRIIAPDTIGHPGYSEEASISTRFDSLALWVSDLLDHYDIEKSAFIGPSFGGGIVLRLATYIPERISCAVLVAPAGLAVNSKIKTAQDITLPLVKYRMTSSPSSLQKITDNMSCNCMKEMDKNIIGKLFKYVSIDQDLPKLTEREELVNYTSPTLLLVGEKDVFFPADKCIERAQKIITNVKAIKYDTGHFPSQDVLVQMNEEIGRFLQNNY, from the coding sequence ATGAGTTCCATTTATAGAAGTGAAGAAGGCAAGAGCAGCATACTTGAAGAGTATGAGATTTATTTGAACGAGTTGGGTGAGAAATTTACTCGGGAGTATGTAGAGACGCGTTTTGGAAAGACGCATGTTTTACTGACGGGTCCTCTAGATGGCAAGCCGTTATTTATTCTCCAAGGCGGTAATTGTGTGAATCCGATGACGTTGTCTTGGTTCTCTTCCTTATTTAAGGAATACCGGATTATTGCTCCTGATACGATTGGTCATCCTGGTTATAGTGAGGAAGCGAGTATCTCCACACGGTTTGATAGCTTGGCTTTATGGGTGTCGGATCTGCTGGATCACTATGATATTGAAAAGAGTGCATTTATCGGTCCATCGTTTGGAGGAGGCATTGTCCTCAGACTGGCTACCTATATTCCGGAACGCATCTCGTGTGCCGTATTGGTTGCTCCTGCGGGTCTTGCGGTCAACTCCAAAATTAAAACAGCTCAGGATATCACGCTGCCGCTCGTCAAGTACCGCATGACGTCTTCACCATCTTCTTTGCAAAAAATTACGGACAACATGTCGTGCAACTGCATGAAAGAAATGGATAAAAACATTATCGGCAAACTTTTTAAATACGTCAGTATAGATCAGGATCTGCCCAAGCTCACGGAGCGGGAAGAACTGGTGAATTATACGTCACCAACCTTGTTATTGGTAGGGGAGAAGGATGTCTTTTTCCCTGCGGATAAGTGTATTGAGCGAGCTCAAAAGATTATTACGAATGTAAAAGCCATCAAGTATGATACAGGACATTTTCCTTCGCAGGACGTATTGGTTCAGATGAACGAGGAAATCGGGCGTTTTTTACAGAATAATTATTAA
- the rnhA gene encoding ribonuclease H, with translation MAKQKYYVVWEGKKPGVYNTWADCKAQTDHYTGAKYKSYESKATAEEAYRAGWKGNWGSSAGGASKTKSAGSGRSAGMETSEEVDYDSISVDVGTRGNPGPVEYKGVDTRTGEIIFSVGPISKGTNNLGEFLAIVHALAHLKKEGSTKTVYTDSVNAMKWLKQKKVATTLPRDNTTEEIWLMIDRAEQWLQTNTYSNKVLKWQTKQWGEIKADYGRK, from the coding sequence GTGGCAAAACAGAAATACTATGTTGTCTGGGAAGGCAAGAAGCCGGGTGTGTATAACACATGGGCGGATTGCAAAGCGCAGACGGATCATTATACCGGAGCAAAATATAAGTCCTATGAGTCCAAAGCAACCGCAGAAGAAGCGTATCGTGCTGGATGGAAAGGGAACTGGGGTTCAAGTGCAGGCGGAGCGTCGAAGACAAAGTCGGCTGGTAGCGGAAGAAGCGCAGGCATGGAAACGTCGGAGGAAGTGGATTACGACAGCATCTCTGTTGATGTGGGCACACGCGGTAACCCCGGACCTGTAGAATACAAAGGGGTAGACACCCGCACTGGTGAGATTATTTTCTCCGTCGGACCGATCTCCAAAGGCACGAACAATCTGGGCGAATTTTTGGCCATTGTACATGCCCTCGCACATCTGAAAAAAGAAGGCAGTACCAAAACGGTGTATACCGACTCGGTCAATGCCATGAAATGGCTAAAGCAGAAAAAAGTAGCCACGACCTTACCAAGAGACAACACCACGGAAGAAATCTGGCTGATGATTGATCGTGCGGAGCAGTGGCTTCAGACGAATACGTACAGCAATAAAGTGCTAAAATGGCAGACCAAGCAGTGGGGCGAAATCAAGGCAGATTACGGCCGAAAATAA
- a CDS encoding DUF6790 family protein, whose product MWFLVLWLLGLISGGVHLYVLGFPGEMSEISRVLLLHQFVVTFGLVGVIGYVVNIARADQTAKMLGWPGGPFQVKYGFSQVGLGVMGIMAIWFQGNFWVGVLVTMYIYGLSGLWSHTYVMIKNRKADGDSIGNLIMDVVYQTFITVLSVLAGGIWVMH is encoded by the coding sequence ATGTGGTTTTTGGTTCTATGGTTGTTAGGTCTAATTTCAGGGGGAGTACACCTATATGTGTTAGGTTTTCCCGGAGAAATGAGCGAGATTAGCAGAGTATTGCTGCTTCATCAGTTTGTGGTTACGTTTGGATTGGTTGGAGTGATTGGTTATGTTGTCAACATTGCCAGAGCGGATCAGACAGCCAAAATGTTAGGATGGCCTGGTGGACCATTTCAGGTTAAATACGGTTTTTCCCAGGTAGGGCTTGGAGTTATGGGGATTATGGCCATCTGGTTCCAGGGGAACTTTTGGGTTGGTGTATTGGTAACGATGTACATATACGGGTTAAGTGGTCTTTGGTCACATACTTATGTCATGATTAAAAATCGCAAGGCAGATGGAGACAGTATCGGGAATCTCATTATGGATGTGGTGTATCAAACGTTTATCACGGTTCTCTCCGTATTGGCCGGCGGAATCTGGGTAATGCACTAA
- the sfnG gene encoding dimethylsulfone monooxygenase SfnG, translating into MSMQFAYWVPNVSGGLVISSIPQKTGWSFEDNVRYAKIAEDVGFDYALLQTRFMASYGAENQLEAIALASALAVVTDRLKLIAAILPGLWHPGPVAKAITTIDHISKGRAAVNIVSGWFKGEFHGFGEPWLDHNERYRRSEEFIRVIKELWTQEEANHQGDFYRIHEAPHKPKPVALPPVFQGGNSAAARDMAARVSDWYFMNGNNIEGFRIQIEDVTGRAASYNRKLQFGVNAFVIVRDTEEEALEVLRQIILHADPEAVEGFRSQVQFAGKASPEQEGMWANSNFDDLVQYNDGFKTGLIGTPEQVADRIIALKKVGVDLILTGFLHYDEDIRAFGEKVIPLVREKEAALSRVAIS; encoded by the coding sequence ATGTCCATGCAATTCGCGTATTGGGTTCCTAATGTAAGTGGGGGTCTGGTTATCTCCAGCATCCCGCAAAAAACAGGCTGGTCATTTGAGGATAACGTGAGGTATGCCAAGATCGCAGAAGATGTGGGCTTTGATTATGCATTATTGCAAACCAGATTTATGGCCAGCTACGGGGCTGAAAATCAACTGGAAGCCATTGCTCTTGCCTCCGCACTGGCTGTGGTTACAGATCGCTTGAAACTGATAGCAGCCATATTGCCTGGATTATGGCATCCCGGTCCAGTAGCGAAAGCGATCACGACGATTGATCATATCAGCAAGGGACGAGCTGCCGTAAATATTGTCAGCGGCTGGTTCAAGGGAGAGTTTCATGGATTTGGAGAACCGTGGCTGGACCATAACGAGCGTTATCGTCGCTCGGAAGAGTTCATCCGTGTCATAAAGGAGCTGTGGACGCAAGAAGAAGCCAATCACCAGGGAGACTTTTACCGTATTCATGAAGCGCCACACAAACCCAAACCGGTTGCACTTCCCCCTGTGTTCCAGGGAGGGAATTCGGCGGCTGCACGCGACATGGCTGCACGAGTCTCGGATTGGTATTTCATGAACGGGAATAACATCGAAGGCTTCCGTATCCAGATTGAGGATGTGACTGGGCGGGCTGCATCCTACAACCGCAAGCTGCAATTTGGAGTAAATGCTTTTGTCATCGTAAGAGATACGGAAGAAGAAGCATTGGAAGTACTGCGCCAGATTATTCTGCATGCTGACCCCGAGGCCGTGGAGGGCTTCCGCAGTCAGGTTCAATTTGCAGGCAAAGCTTCACCTGAACAGGAGGGAATGTGGGCGAATTCCAATTTCGACGACCTGGTGCAATATAATGACGGGTTCAAAACCGGTTTGATTGGTACCCCGGAGCAGGTGGCAGACCGCATCATTGCGTTGAAGAAGGTTGGAGTAGATCTCATTCTTACTGGCTTTCTTCATTACGATGAGGATATTCGGGCTTTCGGTGAGAAGGTAATCCCGCTGGTTAGAGAGAAGGAGGCTGCACTAAGCCGGGTAGCAATTTCTTGA
- a CDS encoding acyl-CoA dehydrogenase family protein, translating into MSIQANTIHTQPDYEQLRVEIRGIVDEVIKPHAELIDREGRFPRENLSALAEAGWNGVLIPERFGGRGLDHVAFAIAAEEIAKGCPSTSLVYVMHVGAVQTIALYGDEDQKERWLKPVRHGAIGTYSTSERASGGHWWFNFSEASRDGEDYILNAEKSFTTSSGQADFYVTQTRTPGAQTPTDVSFFLVDGQLEGITSGVWDALGVRGNHSGPIKYEGVRIAAQDKLGTEGQGREILESGVSPVYLIGLGSTWLGVAEAALEAASEYVKGMVHRDFNKRLADYQIIRQQLAEVKVLISSLKPWQLSLARQLDELQAQGRPQVELFLPLVEFKIHAAEVANKATKAALDVTGGYGYKKGVFERLFRDARAGIAMGPSNNIAREWIGKSLVGLPLELWYEGGD; encoded by the coding sequence ATGAGTATTCAAGCAAACACCATTCACACCCAGCCTGACTATGAACAATTGAGAGTTGAAATTCGGGGGATTGTCGACGAAGTCATTAAACCACATGCTGAGCTGATTGACCGTGAGGGCCGTTTCCCGCGTGAGAATCTGTCCGCCCTTGCTGAGGCTGGATGGAATGGGGTGCTGATTCCCGAGCGCTTCGGTGGACGGGGACTGGATCATGTTGCCTTTGCGATTGCGGCAGAAGAAATTGCCAAGGGATGCCCTTCGACTTCACTGGTGTATGTCATGCATGTTGGAGCCGTTCAGACGATAGCTCTCTACGGAGATGAGGATCAGAAGGAGCGCTGGCTGAAGCCGGTACGTCATGGCGCTATCGGTACGTATTCCACAAGTGAGCGTGCTTCGGGAGGTCACTGGTGGTTTAATTTCAGCGAGGCTTCCCGAGACGGTGAGGATTATATTCTGAATGCCGAAAAGTCGTTCACGACAAGCTCGGGACAGGCTGATTTTTATGTGACCCAGACTCGCACGCCAGGAGCGCAAACCCCGACAGATGTGAGCTTCTTTCTTGTCGATGGACAATTGGAAGGCATTACTTCCGGCGTGTGGGATGCGCTCGGTGTTCGTGGTAACCACAGCGGACCCATTAAATATGAAGGCGTCCGAATTGCAGCTCAGGATAAGCTCGGAACCGAGGGGCAGGGGCGCGAAATTCTGGAGAGTGGTGTATCCCCCGTATATCTGATCGGCCTGGGCTCAACCTGGCTTGGAGTTGCCGAGGCGGCGCTTGAAGCTGCATCCGAATATGTGAAGGGCATGGTTCATCGGGATTTTAACAAGCGCTTAGCCGATTACCAGATCATCCGCCAGCAGTTGGCTGAAGTGAAGGTGCTAATCTCCAGCCTGAAGCCTTGGCAGTTATCACTTGCGCGGCAGCTGGACGAACTTCAGGCACAGGGGAGACCGCAAGTTGAGCTGTTCCTGCCGCTGGTTGAATTCAAAATTCATGCTGCCGAAGTCGCGAATAAAGCGACCAAAGCAGCGCTGGATGTTACCGGAGGTTATGGTTATAAAAAAGGCGTGTTTGAACGTCTCTTCCGTGACGCTCGTGCAGGCATCGCCATGGGTCCCTCCAACAACATCGCCAGAGAGTGGATTGGCAAGTCTCTGGTTGGTCTGCCACTGGAGCTGTGGTACGAGGGAGGGGATTAA